The Parambassis ranga chromosome 13, fParRan2.1, whole genome shotgun sequence genome contains the following window.
AAACTCACTGAAATCAGTGAAATGCAAAATGGTACATGTCTGGTGTGAATCTCCTTAAGCAGCCATACTGTCCTGAATTAATTAGTAACTCATAAGATGAACTATGCACCATGCGACTCCGGATTAGTTGTTTTACATAATGAGGGTTTTTTCAGCGCAGTGTGAATGAAACAATTTGTGAAACTGACCTCAAGTGATTTAATTAGTTACTTTTTAAGATGTTGAAATGCTTTGGCACAACAGTGTTGAAATCCATTCCTGCAGAGCCTCACAGGTTTGTACTTTGCTGCCACCTCACAGTGGAAAAACCTGCATTGTAGCATCCTGGTTCTGCAGACATGGACAACCCTAGCAACAAGCTTTTCTGCTGCAAGCGGCTACGCAACAAGATTCCTCTGACCCACAGAGAGGAACTGTACCACATCCTGCAGATGACAGGGCCTCTGGTAAGGATTCAGTCTCTTAGCATACCTTCTTCTGTCTGATGTGTGCATCAGTGTCACCCTTGGTGGTGAGTTTATGTATGCAGGGGAAGATtgatggctttgttttgttttgtttaaaatgtcagGAAAATTGATTTCTTGCTTGAATAAAAGACACAGTGATCAGTCAACATGAAGAAATGTTTAGCTTGGTGATGAGAGTCCAGTAGCTCATTGGCAAAGATTACACTGCCTTCTATATGTGATCTGTGAGTTTGTAGATTGTCACCTGCACCCTTCTTGATGTTTGTTATTCCAGCTGCTCTCTCGAATCCTCAATTACCTGCTTCCATTTGTGGTGACAATGTTCTGCGGGCGTCTGGGAAATGATGTGATGGCAGGCTATGGATTAGCTTCTGCTGTAAGTGGTGATCTGTACACTCCACGTGTAGAGGCAAAAGTGAGGAAATGACATGTTCAGATGTAATTTTAACAGAgctggtggagagagagagagagagtcatatATTCCAGCCATAGCCTCACTAGCATTGCAGCTCTTTTGCATGCCTGGTGAATTAATGAATATATTACCACATTTACTCTGAGGAGTCCTGAAAAATATCAGTTACTTGATTTCTATATCAGATTTTCTCAAGTGTGTTTCATATTCATTTCAGACCATTAATGTTTCCACTGCAGCCACAGGATGTGGTCTGGGACTGGCATGTGATACATTGGTGTCTCAGGTTTGAACTCTGTCTCAGTTTCACTCATTATTCATTACTCCCATTCATAAAATGATTTACAGTGCTGTTGTGCAGACCTTTGGTGGTAAGAACCTGCTGCGGGTGGGAGTGATCCTTCAGCGGGGCAtcatcatcctgctgctgttctgtctgCCCTGCTGGAGTCTCCTCATTAATGCCCAGGCCATCCTGTTATGTTTAGGCCAGGACCTTGAGGTGACCAGGTAACTGTAACACACAAAactcaaaatgtaaaaatgtttgtCATTGGTGACACCTGTGAACTGCAACCAGCTCCCTGCTGCTTTGTGGCATCAATTACATTTGTACACTGCGCCCCTGCAATAACATATGATGCTGTATCACAACTGAAAGACATTGAAACTAAGAGTATGTATGGTTTGTGTAGCTAAAAGCCACTGTGAGGGTATTAGAGTACTCTTAGATTATTTTTGTTGCTGTAGCGGATAATGTAACACGTTAGATGTGTGATACTGTCATGATCCTGggttgtgttgttcttgttttctgatTAAATCCCTAGTTTATATGATTAACAAAGTTTAACCACCTAGCTGCTTGATCTTCTAAAGAAGCATTTCTGTtctgctctttcatttttttgctgGATTATGTAGCAATTTGTCATCAAGCTCATTTTCTTCTGATTGTTATAAAGCCTATAGATCCAACATTACTGTGAATTTTTGTGGCTTTTATACTATATGGCTTGGACCTGGTGACACTGAACCGAGTGTATTTTTTTCTACCTTTAAATGTATCTGAACTCTTAATTTCAGAATAGCCCAGCTGTACATAACAGCATATATTCCTGCAGTGCCAGTGAGTtacatctttttttatataattcaaGTAGATCGATCAATCGTTCAATCGATTGATACAGTAGAGACGATGACTGTCTCTTTGTCCTCTAGGCAATATTTCTACATCAACTTATGGTGTCTTATCTGCAGAATCAGGTACATTCTCTTATTGAACTGAATCATGATTATGAATGTAATCAGACCTCTAAGTGAAGGGGCTCCTCACATTATCTGCTGTGTTCTCAGGGAATAATACTGCCACAAATGTACACAGCGGCTGCAGCAAACATAGCAAACGTGGTcacaaattatatttttctttaCCGACTGGACTTGGGTGTGAGGTAGGTGTGCTCATGCTATAACActaaatgtgactaaaatgaCTCCACACGCTGatgtcactctgtgtgtgttacagtggatCTGCAGCAGCCAATACTCTGTCTCAGATTTACATCTGTGCTTTTCTGTTTGCTTACATTCGGTGGAAGAAGCTGCACGTTGCTACATGGGGAGGTGACAGGTTTAATATTCACACAGGCACTGTGTTTAAATACATGACCTCATGTGCTTGCATCTCATTCAGAGGACATGTATGagtgtctctctcctcctgcaggctgGTCTGTGGAATCACTGCAGGAGTGGGGCTCCTACATGAAGCTGGCCATTCCTAGTATCTTTATGACTTGTTTCGAGTGGTGGGTTTATGAGTTTGGAGGATTCTTTGCAggtatatatttattattatctcCTCATGGTGGATGGTAGAACTACAATATTTAAGCCTAAAACTGATGTTGTAATTTATTCTCTTCGTCTGTGTGATCAGGGATGCTGAGTGAAGATGAGCTGGCAGCCCAACATGCTGTGATAATGGTGGCATTCATAACCTACATGGTACTGTGATACAGACTGCAAGTCAGAGCATTGCATTGTGATGTTTTGTCTTAGTATGTGTTAGCTTGGGGgagaatttttttgttttggagaTATTGGCTGTAAAGATTTTGTTCATGCACCCCTGACAACAGACAGACTTATCCATAGTCATAGACATAAACCTTAATATCCTCCTCGTCAGTTAAGCCACACCTTTCGTTATAAGCAGAAGCATGCTGCCCATCTGGAtcaataaatatcacagcagGTTCCAGGGCATTTGACCTGTGACCTAACATGTTTTAATTGATTGAGATTTATGCCTTGAACTGTTGCTCACACACCATAATAATGAATCCATAGTTCCCTCTTGGAATTCAAGCTGCAGCATGCGCCCGGGTGGGTAATGCACTTGGGGCAGGGGACACTAAGAGGGCGCTACTCACTAGCAAGATGTCGCTTGTTCTTGCAGGTCAGTCAGGAACACGGTCTGTTGTTGTAGAATAGAAACACTTTGAGTTTGACTTTCTGCTGTTTGACAGATTTCACAGCTCCTTTTTTCCAGGCAGCTTTGCGGTTGTTGAGGGTCTTGTGCTCGGCTCCACTAAAACTGTGATCGGCTACATATTCACATCAGATGAGTGAGTGTGGTGTCATGAAACTTTAATATGCACTAAAGTGCAACTGCTAAACAAGCTTAATGATCATTTCAGGAAGATCATCGGTCTGGTCTCACACTTGATGAATGCTTACTGCTTCCTTCAGTTCTTTGACGGTCTTGTGGTGAGTCGGCCATCTTTTAGCTCTTTTGCTGTGTAAAGAGCAAAGAGAGATTGATGTCAAATATTGAACTGTGTTTTCCCTCatcccagtgtgtgtgcacaggcatCTTCTTGGGCACAGGCAAACAGAAGATACCAGCTGTGGCTAATTTCATTGGATACTACCTCATTGGCCTCTCACTGAGCGTCactttcatgtttgttttaaaactgcAAATTCTGGGTaattatatagatttttttttaatctttacagACATTCAAGACAAATGACTTGTTGCATAGCAAGAGCAGGTCACTACATGTGAACCCTGCTGTGCCTTTAATAGACtaatttgtctttttctctgcaggttTTTGGCTGGGGCTGCTCATTTGCGTCATCATACAGTCCACCTTCTACATCATTGTCATCTTCAGGCTGAACTGGGAGAGAATGACAGAGGAGGTGCGCTGCAGGCCAATCTAACAGCCAGGCTCACACAGAGCCTCAGCTGTCTGCGTACTGACACTACCTTATACTTTCTTAAGGGGTATGAATGAGAAGAAAGTGGActtcttttgtatttttcagGCTGTGAAGCGAGCTCAGAAAAAGAAACACGTGATTCTATTAGACACAGCTGGCTTGCCAGACACTGTGGATGACAACACAGCCAGTAATGGGAATGTGAgttgcctttttttctattgttcacttcacacaaacaccttaCTTCATATGTTTGACACTGTGTACTTTCATTCATGACACTCCTTCCAGTCTGTGGATGGATACTTGTCTGTGAGTAGCCGTGACACTTCGCAGGATGGACATGCGGTCCAGCGGCTGAACGGCAGCCGTCTCTCCACCACCCAGCTGATCATCAGACGAGGCCTCACCGTGCTTGCAGCACTTGCACTTCTTGCTCTGGGAGTGACAGTGCACGTCCTTGTGCCCTTGCCACAGACCTTGTCTACCAACTCGACTTTGGACTGGATCAATACTACGTACACTCCTGATCAAATTTTCTCTACTGTGATGGTCCCGTAAGAATGAGCATGACCTTGCAAGCAGAGATGATCAAATCATGGTTTGCACTCAGTGTTATGAAAAAACCCTGAACCCATGGACTCATGTTCTTTAAGTGGCTCAGGGGCCAAGATTGAGAAATGAAGTAAATTATTGATGAAGCACGaatattttcttacatttgtCAATTAAAGTGAAACATAATGAATGTAATAACTGATCACAGAGATgctcacaataaaaaaaacacacttaataAATGTCTAAATCAGATGCAGACTGTTAACAGACTGTTGACTGCTCAGGggtaataaaaaagaaattgaGAAATCTATTCTCTAGTCTTATGATAAAATCCAATCCAGTTTCCAATTCTACGAGGAGATTGGGTGGTTGATGAATTCCACAAGCAGCTAAATATATGCTGTTTGGTATGCTTAGTCATGATATTGTTATTCTTTAAGGTTTCCTCTTTCCCGCGTAGAATCAAGAGTAGTTAATTGTGTTTCACGCACATGTTTGATCTCAAAACATTCTTACTTTCAAGTCCTCCGTCTTAATCTTTGTTGTGATTGCAGgctttttcttgtttctctcaCAATCAGTGTTGTTTCAGCTTGCCTTGGCTTCTTTCCAGGGCAGCTGTGGTCACAGCAAGATTTCCATCCTTTGCAGCATCCTGGAGAGCCACTAAGATACATACACGAGAGCAGAGAAGGACATTTTAGAAGAAGGAGCTACGTATTTTATCGTCTTGTGCAGTAGATATGGAAGGTTCCAGTGACAAGCTTTTCTGCTGCAGGTGGGTGCGTCACAGGGTTCCCGTGgcccacagagaggagctgtaCCACATCCTGAGGATGACTGGGCCTCTGGTAAGGCTTGGCACTGTTTACCTGCAGATTGAAGTTGCTCTTGCTGAAAAGCTGATGTATAGAAAAGACGACTGATTAAAGACTTTCTTTGCCAAGGAAAGGTTACGATGTCAGGGAAACAGACTTTAACATCTGAGTCTTAGAAGCAGAAATCAATAGAGCTAAAACAGTGTTTGGCAGCTGCTGAGCAGTTCCTGGAACCTGACAGTATAAAGGCAGAATGGTGGCTCATTTGTCGAAACATGGTCTGAGTGCTATGATGGTTAATTGaaacatgtgtttactgtaaTATCACCTGTCAGCTGGTGGCTGTACTACCTGCATtcttgttgatgtttgttttcccaGCTGCTATCTCGAATCCTCAATTACATGCTGCCATTTGTGGTGACAATGTTTTGTGGACGTCTGGGAAATGAAGTGATGGCCGGCTATGGATTAGCTTCTGCTGTAAGTGGTCATGTGTATGCCCTACGCTAACATGAGAAAATGACATGAGATGTCATTTCTGAGTCTCATTATTGGATGATTCTCTCACAATCACCTGGTAATGACTCCTGATTGTTTAATCAATGTATAGTACATTTGCTCCTATGAGTCATAGAAATATTGCTGACcacactgtacattcatttcAGACTATCAATGTTACCACAGCAGCCACGGGATACGGTCTGGCACTGGCATGCGATACGCTGGTTTCTCAGGTCAGACAAAGTCTTTTTGATGTGTACTGTGTGCCCTTGTCTGTTTGGTAAAGTGGTAATTTTGTTGTGCAGACCTTTGGTGGTAAGAACCTGCTGCGGGTGGGAGTGATCCTTCAGCGAGGCAtcatcatcctgctgctgttctgtctACCCTGCTGGGGTCTCCTCATTAATGCCCAGGCCATCCTGTTATGTCTGGGTCAGGACCTTGAGGTGACCAGGTAACTGACAGCAGCACACGTGGGCCTGTTTGATGGTACTCATCTTGTCCTCTCAACAATAAGAGCACCTCTGTATTAAAATCCATAATGCAAATGTATATGCATAAATGACCTCTATTTAGTTGGCATCACAGCTTTATGACGCTAATCATGGcccctttcttttttatttactgcATAAAATCAGGgtttaaatacatattttaaatcCTGGTGCAAACTTAGAAATAAAGTAGACATAGAGAAACTC
Protein-coding sequences here:
- the LOC114444836 gene encoding multidrug and toxin extrusion protein 1-like isoform X1 produces the protein MDNPSNKLFCCKRLRNKIPLTHREELYHILQMTGPLLLSRILNYLLPFVVTMFCGRLGNDVMAGYGLASATINVSTAATGCGLGLACDTLVSQTFGGKNLLRVGVILQRGIIILLLFCLPCWSLLINAQAILLCLGQDLEVTRIAQLYITAYIPAVPAIFLHQLMVSYLQNQGIILPQMYTAAAANIANVVTNYIFLYRLDLGVSGSAAANTLSQIYICAFLFAYIRWKKLHVATWGGWSVESLQEWGSYMKLAIPSIFMTCFEWWVYEFGGFFAGMLSEDELAAQHAVIMVAFITYMFPLGIQAAACARVGNALGAGDTKRALLTSKMSLVLAGSFAVVEGLVLGSTKTVIGYIFTSDEKIIGLVSHLMNAYCFLQFFDGLVCVCTGIFLGTGKQKIPAVANFIGYYLIGLSLSVTFMFVLKLQILGFWLGLLICVIIQSTFYIIVIFRLNWERMTEEAVKRAQKKKHVILLDTAGLPDTVDDNTASNGNSVDGYLSVSSRDTSQDGHAVQRLNGSRLSTTQLIIRRGLTVLAALALLALGVTVHVLVPLPQTLSTNSTLDWINTTYTPDQIFSTVMVP
- the LOC114444836 gene encoding multidrug and toxin extrusion protein 1-like isoform X2, with amino-acid sequence MDNPSNKLFCCKRLRNKIPLTHREELYHILQMTGPLLLSRILNYLLPFVVTMFCGRLGNDVMAGYGLASATINVSTAATGCGLGLACDTLVSQTFGGKNLLRVGVILQRGIIILLLFCLPCWSLLINAQAILLCLGQDLEVTRIAQLYITAYIPAVPNQGIILPQMYTAAAANIANVVTNYIFLYRLDLGVSGSAAANTLSQIYICAFLFAYIRWKKLHVATWGGWSVESLQEWGSYMKLAIPSIFMTCFEWWVYEFGGFFAGMLSEDELAAQHAVIMVAFITYMFPLGIQAAACARVGNALGAGDTKRALLTSKMSLVLAGSFAVVEGLVLGSTKTVIGYIFTSDEKIIGLVSHLMNAYCFLQFFDGLVCVCTGIFLGTGKQKIPAVANFIGYYLIGLSLSVTFMFVLKLQILGFWLGLLICVIIQSTFYIIVIFRLNWERMTEEAVKRAQKKKHVILLDTAGLPDTVDDNTASNGNSVDGYLSVSSRDTSQDGHAVQRLNGSRLSTTQLIIRRGLTVLAALALLALGVTVHVLVPLPQTLSTNSTLDWINTTYTPDQIFSTVMVP